The following coding sequences lie in one Sesamum indicum cultivar Zhongzhi No. 13 unplaced genomic scaffold, S_indicum_v1.0 scaffold00423, whole genome shotgun sequence genomic window:
- the LOC105180223 gene encoding uncharacterized protein LOC105180223, producing the protein MADNESVIITVVYGASEVIDRRNLWTALETLSQQCSDIPWMVGGDFNAVRDLNEVCGISGDIRMATEEFNAGILEAGLIPLPMQGEWFTWHNCSTSMRSLWKRLDRILINDRWRGRLPSAYYHSLTPRTSDHSPLVLHGEYNNIMENIWHHEIVGIPMYAVTRKLKALKPVFRLQRRNKGDLTMNVQLAKGFLDEAQQLRRVRRRILQINDENGFTHTDLGEIAHEFVSYYQNLLGGTRRRLSVDIRYLRPWARHCITDEEANQLLLPISADDVKQAMFDIADDKAPGPDGYSSRFFKAAWPVVGEEVTRAVLDFFSTGKLLKQVNSTILALIPKTTSSYCAKLT; encoded by the exons ATGGCTGACAATGAATCTGTTATTatcactgttgtttatgggGCATCTGAGGTGATTGATCGTCGGAATTTATGGACGGCACTGGAGACGCTATCTCAGCAATGCTCTGACATCCCGTGGATGGTGggaggggattttaatgcagtacgTGACCTTAACGAAGTATGTGGCATCtcaggagatataaggatggccaccGAAGAATTTAATGCTGGTATTCTGGAGGCGGGGCTGATCCCACTTcctatgcaaggtgaatggttcacgtggcataattgcagtacgTCTATgaggagtttatggaagcggcTGGATCGGATTCTTATTAATGACCGCTGGCGGGGAAGGTTGCCGAGCGCATATTATCACAGCCTTACACCACGGACATCTGACCACTCACCACTGGTTTTACATGGGGAATACAACAACATAATGGAG aatatttggcatcatgagatTGTGGGTAttcctatgtatgctgtgacacgtAAACTGAAGGCACTTAAACCAGTCTTTAGActacaaaggagaaataagggaGATCTGACGATGAATGTCCAACTAgccaaaggttttcttgatgaggcacaacagttG AGACGAGTAAGGAGGAGAATCTTACAGattaatgatgagaatggtttCACACACACGGATCTAGGGGAAATCgcccatgagtttgtctcatactatcagaacctATTAGGAGGCACCAGAAGACGGCTGTCAGTGGATATTCGTTATCTTAGACCGTGGGCAAGGCACTGTAtcactgatgaggaagctaatCAATTACTCCTTCCAATCTCggcggatgatgtgaagcaagcaatGTTCGATATTGCTGATGACAAGgcaccgggacctgatggcTACTCGTCAAGGTTTTTCAAGGCGGCTTGGCCTGTGGTTGGGGAAGAAGTTACGAGGGCGGTACTAGACTTCTTTTCTACCGGAAAACTTCTGAAGCAGGTCAACTCCACGATCTTGGCCctgatcccaaag acgacctcCTCTTACTGTGCAAAGCTGACTTAg